The Amblyomma americanum isolate KBUSLIRL-KWMA chromosome 11, ASM5285725v1, whole genome shotgun sequence genome includes the window TGTTCTTTAGGGCACTTCTATCACATTGTCTTCACGCATGCTTGAAATGCTTGCATCGGTCAGTTATTCTCAATGATAGTGCGAAATTTTGCTGcctgaatttttttcttaatgaaataACTGCCCCCCTCTCTTATCATGAGCACGAGCAAAATTGGGTGGAACATTTGATCTTTAAATCACATCGTTGAAATGTCCCGACAAaatatcgtgtttttttttcgggagaccaaagaaaaaagaaggaagtcGCTTCATGTCACGAACAGTCGTTTACAGTAGGAGGAATTTTTAGAAGCTGCTTACAGTAATGAATGCAGCTGTACATCCTGTTCATTTATCTTCCCCACAACCCCTGATAAGCGTAACTGCACCCGTTGTAAGCAAAACATAGTGTTCAAAGAATTCTTACCCACAAGCAGAGTCCCGTTATTCGAGCTCTTAAGAAACATTCATAGACACGAATTCATTGTCTGATGCGGCCAGCAGCGGTGCTACTTATATGCCGCTGTAGCGAACATCCCCCTTTGCGCTAGAGTGGAACATCCGGTACATGATTGTAAGCGCAGGACCACTTACGTCTCGGCTTTTTCGCAGCACCCTTTCCATATGAGTGCATTTGCAGAGGAAGGGAACGTCATGAAAAGAGGAAAACTTACTCTCCGTCCCTTCTGAATTTTCGTAGAGTGCGCACCGCTCTAACCGACACCGTAACCTCTTCTGTGAGATCCCTCGGCCACGTCGACTTAGGTACTGTTACATGCTAGGGTCGTTGGTCATTTTCGCGTCCTGGACCGTTATTACAGTACGATGGTGTTTTGTTTTCGGCTCGCGACCTTTGAGcacaaacagcgcttgtccttcatTCCAAGCCATTTTCTAGGCAAACATTTTTTAGCGGAAACCGTTCACCAACGCAATTTTTTTAGTTTACtataatatttcactataacagtcaatatatccgcagaacaCCCACTAGCagtcttgtaatttttttattcacgtttttggtatcgtcaaaagcgttccccattggttttctaaggcagttttGACtcctcgatgcgatcgatgggaaCAGTTTAAGAAAAAAGATATTGCTAGATATCAGAACAATGGACCACTACTTGCAATATTTCGATAAAGACTCTTACAATTTttctattttcaaaatttttgcctgtGAAAGCAGGACTTGTGTTTCTTCCTCTTTCGTCCACGTCTTTTGCGATGCTACCCTCAAGAATCTGTTACCGACTCGCCTGTTTAGCAATTGTATTGACTTTTGAAATGTCTTGCAATGCTTGGAAACGATTGCGATTTAGAGTTAAATTCCTCCCCCGGACGCTTTTCAGTCGGCGTCGTATGAGAACCAAATACAATTTGGTCAATGCTTTTATTTCGATTTTGTGTTCGGTACATAGAAGAACCAGTGCACCATGATACCTGGATATGCAAGTGTATGCTACTTGAGTCACTGTTGCGTGTGTTTGATAGCATGGAAATAAGGACCCTTGTGCTTTATGAGTTGTTTTTCCTTGATTAGAAAAACTTTAAACGACCTCTTGGAATTAGAGTAAATACAGTTTTAAAGTAGACTGTACATGCATTTATTTCTTTGTACCTGGCAGCTGTGCTGCGCAGTGAAGGATATCTCAACTGCACAACTTCACAAGGATGCTGAACTGGGCAAGTTAGAGAGGAAGCATGGTTTTAATAAAAAGCGTGAAAAAAGAACGGGACGGAAGCAAGAGAACACGAACAAGCGCTCTCTTTTTCTCAAAACTGAATTTATTACCAGGAAGTGCAAAGACAAAATAGCAAAGAACACATGAAAAAGTATGAAGACAAGAGGGGCGACTGAAAAAAGCAAGTCAGAGAAACTAACACTTCAAAGAAGGGAAACAAGGGTTTGAAATTGCGATTAGGTCACTGCTTAATCCAGGAAAGTAATCTCATTCTTAGTCAGTGCGATTAAAGCATCGCTTACGCAATCGTCTCCTCGTTTTACGATGCAGAAAGCTCCCTTGTTTCTGCCCCATTCTTTCGCGCTGATTTGTTCCAAATATGCACAACTTGAGCCCAACGAACGCATGTCGTGAatttcaattttaatttcaattatatttatttatttgccatCATGGCACAAGTGACGGCGGGAGCCCGGAGTAAAATCTGtcgtttgacagcttgacaaggtcACGGGCCACCACTTTGGCAGCAATGCAGTAGCCTGGCACGTTCACATAAATGCAAAGTGCATCGCATGTACATTTCAAGACAATAAAAAACAACCACACAAGCAAAAGCAACAGAGAGAATAAGGCTCTTTAGAGTTTGTAACAATTACCACACCAACCAGTACACCGTGAATACAAGTGCGAAGAAGCTCACAATCTTTGCGAGTTAAAAAAAGAACAAGTAGGTTAAACAAGCGACAAAAGAATAgattgaaaataaatgaaaaaagtgctCTAACAGGTCGCGGCGTGGAGCGTTttcaaaaaaaatattgttttctGCTAGGTTGTTAGGAATTCGGAGtagtttattttttaatgtttgatCCCCATACGAAGTTCCGCAAGTTTTCACGCTCGACCTCTCAATCGACATGAAGTGCGAATAAATCCAGTGACGACAGTTTGAACTCAATTTCCTGCTGTCTGTTCGTTTATGCACAGGTTCTTCATAAAGAGAAGACCGGAAATCGAAGCGACGCGTAAGGATTCGAGAGGCCTGCTCCAGACGGCTCCTCTTCATCACTGCTCGACGACGTCGTAAAAGACGCAGGCAGCAAGATAGCCAACTGAGTGGAACGTGACACCAAGTGAGGCGGACGCAGCCGAAGTAGACCGGCACTTCATCAGACTGACGACAGTCTATAGTCTGCGCCGCAAAAGAAGAGCTGCTCCTCAAACGACACTGCGAAGACATCCGCTTCGGACTTAACGGCTTACTTCCAAGGACCGCTTGAGTGCGTGCGCGTGCTTATGATAGCGTTAGCTGGAAGTTGAGGAGCTTGATTTGAAAACTTTTCAAAATAGTTTGAACGACTTGACGGaaagttctgaggagaaaaagagcAGTTCTTTGTTGTTTAGTAGTTGAAGTGGCTGCAGTTAACTGCATATCAATCAAACGGGCTTTCCCCGGCATAGACCAGTGCGCGTGTGATTAAATAAGAACGTCGGGAGGAGCGCATTCATCACAGATCACTCTCATTTGCTTCTTCCGGGATTCGAATAGTCTAAGTAAGAAAAGGGGGTTACTGAAAAACTAAGGTAATAAACGAAAGAATTGGTACTTCCTGCATTCGTCTCAATATACAATGCGACGAGTAAAAATTTTCAAGGGCCTCGTGTTCCATCATACTGACAGGTTGTACCGATCATACCGGTAGCTAGTAGATATCAGACACTATCGAACTTCTAAAGGAAGCAATCGGTGTTCCTAAACGCTGATTACGAACCGGACAGCTTAGCGCCTATATGTAGAATGGGTTCGAAACGGCCCACACTAGTTCGCTAAGGGTGGAAAGCTGGCCTAGTTGGTCTCATAATTCTCCACCAGTTTCAATGTTACACTGGAATATTAAATAACGAGAGGCGTGTCTCAAGTATCGCACCTTTTTATGTACAAGCGGAGAGCATACAGGAGTGCTCGATACTAGTAGTACCAAGCAACCGTTAATGGCCAACTTGCGTCCCCATAAAGTCACTCACGTGTAGATTCCTGCAAGACACTTTTTTCCAGTTCAAGTGGACAGTTGAGAGAAAAGGCTGCAAGAGCAGTTAGCCTATTTAGTATATCCAATAAAGGCAGCCTCGCTCTGCGATTGCTTTCAAGAGTTCTGCCGTTTAATAAGGAATCATTTACTGATAAGGGATCAGTCAACGTCTCGAATATATCAACCACGATTTGCTCAATAGGCGGCTTGCAGTGTTGGCGAACAACACTTGTAGGCAGTAGAAGCAGGCTCACCCAAACCTAAGTACTTTGCTGAGAGCTGATAAACCAAACGCGATTTCGAATGTTTGTTCCGTGGCCGCCATCCACCATGGAAGCCCCCGTAACCGAGGACTGTTTCACCCTGAACGACACGGCAATCGTCACAGACTGCGAGGGACTCGGTCTCAACGCCACCTGGAGGACGCCTTCGCCGGAAGGTACCGGGCAATGGAACCTTAGTTCCCCCCAGTTACCGCCCGACCACGTGTACTTCGAATACCCCGAGGAGATGCTAGTGCCGTGGGTGATGAACGAGTATTTCTTCTTCATCGTGGTGACATACTTGGTGACGTTCGCGATCGGTGTCAGTGGCAACCTGGTGGTGATCTCGGTGATGGCTGGTGACAAGACTTCAAGGAACGTCACCAGTGTTTTCCTGGTGAGCCTGGCCGTGTCAGACCTGCTGCTTCTGACGATCTGCgcgccgctagacgtcgctcatTACTTCGTGGTTCGGTGGGACGCCACCGGCACGGTGTGCAAGCTCGCTGCGTACGCCGAGACGGTGTCGGCGTTCGCCTCAGTCCTCAACATGGTCGCTGTCACGCTTGAAAGGTAAGTGGCTTGGTTTTGAACACtcgtgtgaaggaagccaacagacatCATAATCAAGTTGCTAAGGAAAATGTTTTCGTTATTTTTACATTGTCTAGGCTTAATCTTTGGGATAACACCAGCGTAATTATTTTATCGCTCGAGATATTTAGCTAAGAAAAAGGCTGAGCATGGAGCGACTTCTCGATAGTAATGCGGTTCGACAGTTGCGCATGCACATTGGGCTTGCCTAAAATTTCGTATCCCAGCTTGCATTTATGTTTAGCATAGACAGACAGAAGAATAGTGTCTTGGCTGCAATCTCAGTAGTTAAAGACCAAGATTAGCCCCCAAACTAGCAAGGGCAAATGCATGGGAAATGAAATTAAAAGGTTACTTTCTAGCTGAACGGTCTATTGAGCATTTACTTCCATTCTTGCGGGTATATGAGAAAATAATCTTTAGCACAGTGGTATGCCTCACGTAAGAAGGTATTCATTGTAACTCTTTATTATATGATGCACAATATGGCAACTGACGTTGCATGACATGCGTATTATGTAAACATTCAATGATGTTATAGCCTTGAGCTGATTATACCCTTCTTAAGATTATGCCTTCGCAAAGGTGCAGCAGATCGCATAAGATCAGAAAGTTGCTCATTAACGCGTACCAGATTAGTGTATTGCCTTAGCCAGAAAAGCAAATGAATGAAAAACATCTAGTACATTGCATTTTCGCCCACCCACAGGTTTGTGGTGATCGTGTTCCCCATCCATTCCCGCACCGTGTGCACCATGAGCAACTGCAAGCGGCTCATGTGGGGCGTCTGGCTTGTCTCCCTAGTCGTCGCCTTGCCCATGCTTTTTGTCAAGGTAAGCCGCAGTAGAAGCGTGTTTTTCTTTAAAATGTCGCAATAAAATGCAGGCTTGTTGTAAGCATGTCCTTCACATTTACTACCACCTAGGCCGTGCACTATTCAGCACCGTACCTTGACGCTATAGCGGTTACCGGCAGTAGCCGCTCAGACAGATAAACGCTGTTAGGTCGGTAGGAGGCTTGCCTAGAGCACTGTAGCCGTGTGCCAAGGAGCAAATAAAGCAAAattatagcccccccccccccccgcccatctGTTCAGAGCTGTAGGTGGCGGTGGCTTATCTAAAACAATGATCTAGAGGGACGTTTAACAGCCGTTTATAGCATTAACTCCGTCATTTTGAGAAACGATAATTTCTTCCTGCCAGAGTATGTTTAATCCTATAACCACTACTGGAGTGCTAGGTTTCCTGCAATACAAATTTTTCAGTCGCGACCGCCCTATGTTTGTCGAGAAAAAAGCGGCCGACATTAAAGAAAACGTCTGCCTCGAAGACATACTTTTTcgaaatatataataataataattctttATAGAAGAAAGAATTCATGCAGTCTCTTTAATCCTAATTTTCTGTAAAACAGGCAATGTTAGTGCTTTGGAAGTTACTTCCACATTCCGCGTTATTATGGAGTGTGCTAAAAAAACCCAGCTCAATCGTGTCTTTCTAATTCCAGCGGCATCGCGAAAGCTATCCTGAATGAATGCAAGTGTAGAACTATGGAATACATATGAACGAAGCACAGGAAACGACAGATCCTAGCACCCCTAAAAATGTGCGGCCAAACCGCCAAAATACTCGTATTTTGAGACTGCTTATAGGCTCAATAAGATTATTAAACCATACATTGTTACCTTTGACCACGCAGTATGCTGCCTAGAGACAAAACCCTTGCATTATCGGTATTATCTTTTGTTCCAACATGCAGAATGTCATCCAAACGACGTTCACAAACCTGCGCGTGAACGTGACCATCTACAGCTGTAAAGACGAGCACGACTGGCAGGGCCAGTCAGTGTCCTGGTACCGCCTGGTCACTCTCTTTGCCCTTCCTTCGGTGGTTATGATCGTGTGCTACTCCTGGGTGATCCTGGAGCTTTGGGTCAGCACCAAGACCATGGACCAACTGACTCAGTCCGCCAAATTCAGGTATTCGGATTACTGATATGTCTATCCAATGATGCGGGGACTGCGCCTAAATTGAAATATAGCTGCAGCACGGCGGTCAATTGATACTTATAGAGTATCGTGACGGGGTATCCgttaccgtgatccgcttccgcatgcagtcagtgcgcatgcgctgattaGTCTCGACGCAGCAGGCGTACGCGCAGCTTGTCGGCACCTGGCGTCATATGGCATCCTTACGGCGATCTGAGCATGCACAGCGGCGGGTCGCAGAACCACATCGCCGTAAAAGATCATGCTATGCTCTAAGCCTCGCATACAGAAAGGCGCGTTAATAGACGTGGCACTCCCCTTGCAACACCTCCACATTTTCTGCACTTATGGCTCCTACTTAGGTGCACTGCAATATGCTAAAAAAAGATGTGTATTTAATAGGATATAACACttaaactgccggccacctggagcggctgaagtGACCTACAGATATCACCATCTTCGTGAAAGTAgtcttctccctctctctctctctctctctctctctctctctcgagcttTGGTAATTTGCAGGTGCCGTCTCGAATTTAAGAATAGTCACCGAGTTCAATAATTCCCTAAAGTCCATCAAATAAAGAGCATGGACCAGAGAGACTGGGCAGCTGTACTTGTTTGTAGAGAGCAATGATTTGATTGGTGTGATTAATGACTGAAATACCTAAGTGCCAAATGGCCAGAAGTGAACTATTTCCAAGAAACccgaccgttttttttttctgaaaataacattttgcgcaagttttgactcagctttcacatttttttttttgctgcagttaCCAGTGCCAGGGACCCACGACTCCTAGGCTAGGCTCACTTCCCAGTCCGGCTCCACAGCAACCGAACTGCAGACTGATCCTCCGTGGCCACGCCAACTCGGACATCAGGGACGTAAAAAAGGCTCGCCAACAGGTAGGCTACCTAATAACGCCACGATCCTCCACCCTTGCATTTTAACGTCACACTAATTTTTTGCTTTGTATCGAGTGTCTAGGCTTTATAGGGAATAGATGCGCACATTTCTACCCCGGTGACAGTCAGAAGGCAACTGTCTTGACGCCCCGGTCTTTGGCTGGCTGAAATTTTATTCAGTGCTGTGTTTTGATGCCTTTAACGTAAGTGGCATTTTAGCTGAAAAAATATGAAGCCGAATAACAATAACGACTGTACTGAGGGTGAGTAGTAATAAAAATTTTGGGGCTGCAAAGAATTTGCGCTCGCATAAATTATTTATTCAGCTGCCAAGTCGTGAGACAGAGCATGTCTGATGCGTTTTCAAAGAAAAACGCCTGCTCTCAGAGTACAAACTGAGACAGGGTGCTTATGATGGTGGGGTTCTATAACTTAAAGCTATCGTTCACTCTTACGGAAGCAAATGCGCTCACTAGAACGTTCGCTATTACTGCAGGTCATCAAGATGCTGATCCTCGTGGTGATCTTGTTCCTCCTGTGCTGGGGTCCGCGGCTCGTCATGGAGATCGTCGTAAAGTGCTGTCTCAACGTCTTCAACCACGGCGTGTACGCTGTGCGGGTTCTCTTCTACCTGCTCCCGTTCGTGCATAGCTGCCTGAACCCTATCGTCTACTGCTTCATGTCGAGCAAGTTCCGACGGCGCATGGTGCGATGCTGCCATCGCACCTGCTTTCAGTCGCGCTGCCATGTCAAAACGGCGGCTACCAACAAGCGGTGCTCGTCCAGGAACGGCACCACTCGCCTCGGTTCGACTTACACCTTCACGTCCTATGCCACGTCTACGGTGGCCATACCGTCCTCGATGACACCGCTACCGGGCGACCCGCTCGCCTTGTGACAATCGTCCTGCCCGCCGCAGCACCCGCGCGGCGCTCTGCACTTGAAAGCCGTCGGTGGTGTTGTTAAAGGAGCCAAGAAAAAAGCCGCCCAACAGCACCTTCGCTCTAGAGACACTACCATTGAGGACTTCCTGTAAGCGCCTCGAAGTGTGACTAACCACCCGGGCTGAGGCTGGCTCAGAAACTCCACGGCTTCAAGTATGGATCCATGAGTGTTTCAGTATGTGTGGAGACGCCTCTGTTAGGTGGCCTCATAAAGCGTTCAGTGTGGACTAAACGTTCTTCTGAGTGGCTCGAAGTGAAGGGTACCGGAAGAGGCCGTGGATTGAAAACGTGACAAATCCCCCTTGCAGCGTCTGCCAGGAGTCCTGCATGATTTTTCCAGAGGGCTTTTAGAGGTTTCGTTGTAGAGGTACATTTATCGACTAATCGAACTCCAGAAAGAGCCTTGTTAAAGATCCTACAGGACTCGAAAAATTGATATGTGCATTAAATCATAGTCTCCGTGGAGGTCAAGGGTTCTTAGTTGACATTAAAACCACATAAAAGTGACTATAATGCATTTTGAAGGTGCATTCCAAGTAGTCATCACGCCAGAGTGAAACTAAGCTCCATTCAGGAATGTTCCGAGAAGTGTCTATCCACAAAGGTGTTATCGGTGTGCTTCGCTTTTTTAAAGAAGAAAGAGTAGCGATGGAGCATTTCAAGAGCCAAGCTCTATGATGCAGTGTTTTTCGGGCCATTTCTGTTGTATGACAGCAAACGTCTCCTAAGTGACCCggcatgaagcgttttcctgcgtgCTCTGAGGCGTCAGAAAATTGGCGTAGAGCCTGAACGTTGTAGTACGTTTCCCCAAGAAGTCGGCGTCCAGAATGCTGATCATCCGTGATTGCTGTGGCATTCAACGGTCGGCTCGAAATCGCTTTATATCTTTGAAGTTATGACACTCGACGTTTCTTGCCATTGTAAATAGTTGCGCGCCTGATTTCTTTGTGGAACGAAGTGGCGGGCTGACGAGTCTAATGGCATGTTCCACTCGGTACACAACAGCTCTCTTAATCCGTAATGGAGAAAACTCCATCGCCAGTTGCCAGTCTAGATCACCCACTGAAATAGATCTGTTTCGCAGAGCATCCGGATCCCCGATTCGAGCACCCAATAAGTCACTCCAGAAGGAATGGCTAGCGCGCTGTTCATCAGATTATTTCAGAACTGTTGTGAAGCTGTGCAGTGGTGATTCCTATTATATCAGGACTGTACTTTCAAGGAGGTGCTGCTATTTGAAACGTTATCATTGTGGACCCACCGTATTAGAATCTCATGATGCCAAATCAACCTCGAGTGTAGAAGTTTGCTTACGGTAGTTTTCATGCCATTTTACACCTGTTGTCTATGCCCAGCAGGCTGCATgaagtgtgtgtgcgcgtgcgtgtgtgtgtgtgtgcgcgtgcgcgtgtgcgcgtgcgcgtgtgcgcgtgtgtgcgtgggtgcgtgcgcgtaggtgtgcgtgtgtttgtgcgcgtgtgtgtgtgtgcgcgtgcgtgcgtgcgtattaGCATCTACATAATACATTCATCAGTTCTTCACGGGCGCCGAAACTGATTTTAATAATGCATATATTAGACATTGAATTTTTGAAGATGTGTCTATGAATTAGCACTTGAGCCTGGGAAAATGCACTGTGAGAATGTCTTGAGTCCAGCGGTTTTAACGGACGTCTTTCTTTGTGTCGTATTTAATCATTTCATAAGCTGGAACGAGTGTTCACAGAAACGAACGCCGTCCTTCACTCGAGGTTGTGCCCCAAAGGCAAACTTTAAATGCGCCAAATGTAAATGACACGGCTGGTGTGCCACACATGACGTTTTTTGAAACCttttgagtgaaaaaaaaggaaaactatATACCCCCTCACCTTCCGCCTTTTGTGGTCGACGTTCATTACCCACGCGTGATGGTGCTGTTTATCGGTCAAGGCATCCTGACTATGCTCACTCCTGCGTACCCTGAAAAAATTACGTTGCTGGTCTTAATCCAAATGTTGTAGCCACCTTGAGAGCTCTTTAAAAACACAATTCGTGTTGCCTTCAAAACTCTTCGACTGATGCGCTGTCCATGACTGTGTATTTGGTGCTTAAATCCTTGGTGCCGTTGTTATTGTCAATACGAGTGTACATGCCTCCTTGTATAGCTGAAAAGGATTTGTAACAACAGAGTGCATGAAAACGTGAGGATCGAGCTGAAAAATACATTTTGAAAATAGCAATTTGTTGTGAAGTGACTGTGAACATACCTCCTGCCTGCACTTCAATATGAAAGAAAGGAATAACAGCCCACATTCGTGACCCGAAAAATTTTCATAATATAGCCAGCACTAGTCAGGGGCATGAAGAAAATCTGAGATAATTGGGTGATGCGCTTTGTTGTGTTGTGTCCTTGGTGTTCATCTGTGTCTTGTGTCCTTGCCCTCTCTTGTCTGCGCTCCAAGCAAACAAAAATCAATAAATGAGCACCGCAAAGTACTGTCTGTGACTCACACAATTTCTGCTCCAACTGTTCTCCTCCGCTGGAAGGGTCCCGGTTTCTAAGCCAAGGGGCACCAATCCTGGAGGATGCATTACTCAAACACTTGAACAAGTTTCTATAGGTACGGTATTAATAAGAATTGTAGGAGCACATCACGCAACAATGTTAACGCGCTCTACAAAGACCAcaaaatgttttctttgctttctttgctGTTTTGCTCGCCGCTAAAGGCGCAGCGCTAATCGtgttttaacgcaatagcgttaagggTTCCGTTGTGCAGAAATCTGGCATCTTCTGCGGTGCCGTCAGCGAAAAAGCGGGTGTCCCTTCAGCCACCACGTGTCCTTGAGACATCCCGAGAAACGCTTAACTTCTACGCCAAGAGTTGTATGAGGGCTTCCAGCGGTATTTTAAAGTTGAGAATTACCAATTCCCCATATGTGCTACATAACCAATTAACATGTTACTTGGTTGTGTTCAAAAATTGGAACACCGGAACCAAATTTTTTACTTGACTTCAAAAATTTTGTTTCCGCATAAAGTGTGATGATTTGTGATAAGAACGTTAATTTATTACTTATTATTAACTTTATTAAAGGCGTTTAATTATTATTGGTAAAAGGAGATATTTAGGCATTGTCACGGATCTGTGTTTCTGAACCTCTTTTCGCGCAAAAAAAGATGTtaaaatgaacaaaacagaacaaaaataatgaaaaatggtAGGTAATTTCTTGAATGAAACATAGAGAACAAAAGCCTTTGCGGTTTTCATTGGCAGTGAGTTTtgtgcaaatgttttttttcGTAAGATTGGCACTTAGCAGCAGCAAAATTCAAAGAGAGGAGATACTCTTATTTGAGTCTCTCGCATTACGTAGGTTGGCGTAAACGCTGTCCCATTGTGTCTGTCAAATGTTTAGACCCAGATTGCGGATGCTACCAGATAGCGCGTTCCTGTACACCGTACCGAGCATACGTTATATAAGTTGGATCTGCCGTATGTCTTCGGGCTCTCACCTTCCACCTACATGCGGCTTCTGAGATGCGGTTCGAAACGCTTGGGGCATCATCTGCCGTAAACGTGTTCTCAAAATCACGTGTTCAGCCGAGGACGGCAAAGGCTGCGCGGAGCGAAAGGTGCGAATTACCTGTAGACAACGAAGGCAGCCCAAGGCACGTGCAGAAGGTAGTCACGTGACAATGGAGTGGAGCCGCGCGTGAGTCATCGTGGGACGACCATATCATAGCTATAGCGTAAAATCCACTGTTCAAgaaattctttccttcctccccgGATTCTGGAGCATTTAATGCAATACAGCCCGCACGGACAAAAACGCGTTTTTCTCTGTAGTTTGCTATCTATAACTTGAGAAGACATTACAGGCAGCAATTAGCTTGTATTCAGATGGCAAGGACAAGAAGACATTCGCGCTTCAAAGGGCCATCAAAGCTTTTTCAGACAAGAATACATAACTCTATATGAGAAGCGCCTATGTTCAAAAAACAGAACAGGCTAAAAACTTTACACCTATTGTAGTTACagctacgtttttttttcatatttgtatTAGTGAGCGTATGTAAGTACTCAATTGGAAGTTTTTTCTTTCAATCATAGCTTCGTAGGGCGGCGTTTAAAAAACTTAACGCTGTCTTGTGATGCTTGTAAGGTTGTGCTTAAGAGTCCCCTCCTATTATTATTTTTCTGCATCGAAAGGTCTTGTTTGTGCATTGAAAGCTTATTGCCATAATAATAATGAAGACGCTGTCAGTGGTGATATTAATCGCTCATTCTTACACCACCTACTGACTTCAGGCTCATACGGCTGGTGGGCAACAGGCGTAGTCATATATGATTCGGAAAGATACTTTACTTTATAGCTTCTCAGTATCGGGAGCTGACAGATCTGAGCACCTGTTTACACCTTATATGTCCACTTAAGTGTTTGCGTACACTCCGCGTACTGCACTCATTATCAGGTAAATAT containing:
- the LOC144111189 gene encoding cholecystokinin receptor type A-like, with the translated sequence MFVPWPPSTMEAPVTEDCFTLNDTAIVTDCEGLGLNATWRTPSPEGTGQWNLSSPQLPPDHVYFEYPEEMLVPWVMNEYFFFIVVTYLVTFAIGVSGNLVVISVMAGDKTSRNVTSVFLVSLAVSDLLLLTICAPLDVAHYFVVRWDATGTVCKLAAYAETVSAFASVLNMVAVTLERFVVIVFPIHSRTVCTMSNCKRLMWGVWLVSLVVALPMLFVKNVIQTTFTNLRVNVTIYSCKDEHDWQGQSVSWYRLVTLFALPSVVMIVCYSWVILELWVSTKTMDQLTQSAKFSYQCQGPTTPRLGSLPSPAPQQPNCRLILRGHANSDIRDVKKARQQVIKMLILVVILFLLCWGPRLVMEIVVKCCLNVFNHGVYAVRVLFYLLPFVHSCLNPIVYCFMSSKFRRRMVRCCHRTCFQSRCHVKTAATNKRCSSRNGTTRLGSTYTFTSYATSTVAIPSSMTPLPGDPLAL